In one Streptomyces sp. NBC_01288 genomic region, the following are encoded:
- a CDS encoding ricin-type beta-trefoil lectin domain protein: MASPRMLRRCLFAALSAALVASAAIGPARAASTSADQADAVTFSDTFDGAAGSAVNSSKWTQETGDNVNNHEREYYTSGTNNASLDGQGHLVITAKKENPANYQCWYGTCQYTSARMNTSGKFSAQYGHVEARMKIPRGQGMWPAFWMLGTDIGSVGWPNSGEIDVMENVGFEPSTIHGTIHGPGYSGANGIGAGYTLANGAAFADAYHTFAVDWAPNSIKWSVDGVVYQTRTPADVGGNTWAFNKPFFLILNLAVGGDWPGDPNSATAFPAQLLVDSVSVTTSNTATGVAIKGLAGKCVDVNGASSANGTAIQLYDCNGSAAQQWTVGSDGTIRALGKCLDVNAGGTADGTKVQLYDCNGSAAQQWAVSSANDIVNPQANKCLDVTGNTSANGTPLQIWTCSGGANQKWTVG; the protein is encoded by the coding sequence GTGGCCTCCCCACGCATGCTCCGCAGATGTCTTTTCGCCGCTCTGTCCGCCGCACTGGTCGCGTCCGCCGCGATCGGTCCGGCGCGGGCGGCTTCCACGTCGGCCGACCAGGCCGACGCCGTCACGTTCTCCGACACCTTCGACGGGGCCGCCGGTTCGGCGGTCAACTCCTCGAAGTGGACGCAGGAGACCGGCGACAACGTCAACAACCACGAGCGCGAGTACTACACGTCCGGCACCAACAACGCGTCCCTGGACGGCCAGGGCCATCTGGTGATCACGGCGAAGAAGGAGAACCCGGCCAACTACCAGTGCTGGTACGGGACTTGCCAGTACACCTCGGCGCGGATGAACACCTCCGGGAAGTTCAGCGCGCAGTACGGGCATGTCGAGGCCCGGATGAAGATCCCGCGCGGGCAGGGCATGTGGCCCGCGTTCTGGATGCTCGGCACCGACATCGGGTCGGTCGGCTGGCCCAACTCCGGTGAGATCGACGTCATGGAGAACGTCGGCTTCGAGCCCTCCACGATCCACGGCACCATCCACGGCCCCGGCTACTCCGGCGCCAACGGGATAGGCGCCGGCTACACGCTGGCGAACGGCGCGGCCTTCGCCGACGCCTACCACACGTTCGCCGTCGACTGGGCGCCCAACTCGATCAAGTGGTCGGTCGACGGGGTCGTCTACCAGACCCGTACGCCCGCCGACGTCGGCGGCAACACCTGGGCGTTCAACAAGCCGTTCTTCCTCATCCTCAACCTCGCGGTCGGCGGCGACTGGCCGGGCGACCCGAACAGTGCCACGGCCTTCCCGGCCCAACTGCTGGTGGACTCGGTGTCGGTGACCACGAGTAACACGGCCACCGGCGTGGCGATCAAGGGCCTGGCCGGCAAGTGCGTCGACGTCAACGGGGCCAGCTCCGCCAATGGGACCGCCATCCAGCTCTACGACTGCAACGGCTCGGCCGCCCAGCAGTGGACGGTCGGCTCGGACGGCACGATCCGCGCGCTCGGCAAGTGCCTGGACGTGAACGCCGGCGGCACCGCGGACGGCACCAAGGTGCAGCTCTACGACTGCAACGGATCCGCCGCACAGCAGTGGGCCGTCAGTTCGGCGAACGACATCGTCAACCCTCAGGCGAACAAGTGCCTGGACGTCACCGGCAACACCTCCGCCAACGGCACCCCGCTCCAGATCTGGACCTGCTCGGGTGGCGCCAACCAGAAGTGGACGGTCGGCTGA
- a CDS encoding M15 family metallopeptidase, whose protein sequence is MSEIILMSDARVAAIPVEECGEPLVDVSDVLLVDDRKNDSGAELHLRQGVLDRLLEAEALLPDGLRLLFVEGYRPPALQRRYFEGYGDELRAANPDWSADRVRSAASRYVSPPEIAPHSAGAAVDLTLADADGRELDMGTPMNANPEESDGACYTGADNITAEAGAHRAVLGKALGAVGLVNYPTEWWHWSYGDRYWALMSGAPAALYGPKDLDLS, encoded by the coding sequence ATGAGCGAGATCATCCTGATGTCCGACGCCCGGGTCGCAGCCATCCCCGTCGAGGAGTGCGGAGAGCCCCTCGTCGACGTGAGCGACGTACTGCTGGTCGACGACCGCAAGAACGACAGCGGCGCCGAACTCCACCTGCGCCAGGGCGTGTTGGACCGGCTCCTGGAAGCGGAAGCCCTGCTGCCCGACGGCCTGCGCCTGCTGTTCGTCGAGGGCTACCGGCCGCCGGCCCTCCAGCGCCGCTACTTCGAGGGCTACGGCGACGAGCTGCGCGCCGCCAACCCGGACTGGTCCGCCGATCGCGTCCGGTCCGCCGCCAGCCGCTATGTGTCGCCGCCCGAGATCGCCCCGCACTCCGCCGGCGCGGCCGTCGACCTGACCCTCGCCGACGCCGACGGCCGTGAACTCGACATGGGCACCCCGATGAACGCCAACCCGGAGGAGAGCGACGGGGCTTGCTACACCGGCGCCGACAACATCACCGCCGAGGCCGGGGCCCACCGCGCCGTGCTGGGCAAGGCGCTCGGCGCGGTCGGCCTGGTCAACTACCCGACGGAGTGGTGGCATTGGTCGTACGGAGACCGTTACTGGGCGCTGATGAGCGGTGCGCCCGCCGCCCTCTACGGGCCGAAGGACCTCGACCTCTCGTGA
- a CDS encoding bifunctional cytochrome P450/NADPH--P450 reductase produces MPPTAPHPQPVDTLPGVPVVDITATGPGRTPMQQIMELMRRHGPVFVRRLHGRDTLFVSDLDLVTELADERRFAKHIGPALENVRAFAADGLFTAYNDEPNWAKAHDILMPAFALGSMHTYHPVMLKVARRLVEAWDRGARAGQPVNVPDDMTRMTLDTIGLAGFDYDFGSFERDEPHPFVESMVRSLEWSMTRLARVPGEDHSAADAAFRADADHLAQVVDEVIAARTGTDQGDAGDLLGLMLSAEHPVDGTTLDTANIRNQVITFLIAGHETTSGAMSFALYYLAKHPAVLQLVQREVDALWGDSADPEPTYDEVGRLTYTRQVLNEALRLWPTAAAFSRHALEDTVLGGRIPLRAGQAVTVIAPMLHRQPGWGDNPELFDPSRFTPEAEATRSVHAFKPFGTGERACIGRQFALHEATMLLAMLVHRYRLHDHADYRLTVKETLTLKPDGFTLTLTPRTPADRVHTPLPGAVEAPATPTADTATLPARVRPGTAALFLYGSNYGTCREFAAQLADQAAMLGCSVEVAPLDAYADGLPTDRPVVITSASYNGRPTDDALAFAAWLEETHDLTDVTYAVLGVGDRNWAATYQHMPTRIDARLAELGATRLTDRAAADASGDLTGAVREFTARLRTALLETYGDPDATDVKPLEEICAYEVRTLTGGHLDALAARHDLVPMTVTEAHDLTAPGHPRRKRFVRVALPDGTAYRTADHLTVLPANAPALVERAAAALGVDLGTVLDIRPGRPRRDGLAVDRPVTARQLLTHYVELQDRPTADQLVALAAANPCPPERSALAALTDDPRTFVELVEDHPALRGALDWPTLLELLTPLRPRHYSISSSPAVDPGHADLMVSLLEAPARSGKGVYRGTGSGHLNTVAPGDTVYARVQPCREAFRIDDSTPVVMIAAGTGLAPFRGTIADRTAALASGAELAPALSYFGCDAPDADYLHADELRAAERAGAVSLRPAFSAAPEDGVTFVQHRVAAEADEVWALLDAGARVFVCGDGSRMAPGVREAFRTLYRDRTPGADDATAERWLNALMADGRYVEDVYAAG; encoded by the coding sequence ATGCCCCCCACCGCGCCGCACCCCCAGCCCGTCGACACGCTCCCCGGCGTGCCCGTCGTCGACATCACCGCGACCGGCCCCGGTCGCACCCCGATGCAGCAGATCATGGAACTGATGCGCCGTCATGGCCCCGTGTTCGTACGGCGGTTGCACGGGCGGGACACGCTGTTCGTCAGCGATCTGGACCTGGTGACCGAGCTCGCCGACGAGCGGCGGTTCGCCAAGCACATCGGGCCCGCCCTGGAGAACGTCCGGGCCTTCGCCGCCGACGGACTCTTCACGGCGTACAACGACGAGCCCAACTGGGCCAAGGCGCACGACATTCTGATGCCCGCGTTCGCGCTCGGCTCGATGCACACCTACCACCCCGTGATGCTGAAGGTGGCCCGCAGGCTCGTCGAGGCCTGGGACCGCGGCGCCCGTGCCGGGCAGCCCGTCAACGTGCCCGACGACATGACCCGGATGACCCTCGACACCATCGGACTCGCCGGATTCGACTACGACTTCGGGTCGTTCGAGCGGGACGAGCCGCACCCCTTCGTCGAGTCCATGGTGCGCAGCCTGGAGTGGAGCATGACCCGGCTGGCGCGCGTCCCGGGCGAGGACCACTCGGCGGCCGACGCGGCGTTCCGGGCCGACGCCGACCACCTCGCGCAGGTCGTGGACGAGGTCATCGCCGCCCGCACCGGGACCGACCAGGGCGACGCCGGGGACCTCCTCGGGCTCATGCTCAGCGCCGAGCACCCGGTCGACGGCACGACGCTCGACACCGCCAACATCCGCAACCAGGTGATCACTTTCCTGATCGCGGGCCATGAGACGACGTCCGGCGCGATGTCGTTCGCGCTGTACTACCTGGCCAAGCACCCGGCGGTGCTCCAGCTCGTGCAGCGCGAGGTGGACGCGCTGTGGGGCGACTCGGCGGACCCGGAACCGACGTACGACGAGGTCGGCCGGCTCACCTATACGCGCCAAGTCCTCAACGAGGCGCTGCGGTTGTGGCCCACCGCCGCCGCGTTCAGCCGGCACGCGCTGGAGGACACGGTGCTCGGCGGGCGCATCCCGCTCCGTGCCGGGCAGGCCGTCACCGTGATCGCGCCCATGCTGCACCGGCAGCCCGGCTGGGGCGACAACCCCGAGCTGTTCGACCCCTCGCGCTTCACCCCCGAGGCGGAGGCGACCCGTTCCGTGCACGCCTTCAAGCCGTTCGGCACCGGTGAACGCGCCTGTATCGGGCGGCAGTTCGCGCTGCACGAGGCGACCATGCTGCTCGCGATGCTCGTCCACCGCTACCGACTCCACGACCACGCCGACTACCGACTCACGGTGAAGGAGACCCTCACCCTGAAGCCCGACGGCTTCACGCTCACCCTCACCCCGCGCACCCCCGCCGACCGCGTGCACACTCCGCTGCCGGGTGCGGTCGAAGCCCCGGCGACTCCTACGGCCGACACCGCCACCCTGCCCGCGCGCGTCCGCCCCGGCACCGCGGCCCTCTTCCTGTACGGCAGCAACTACGGCACGTGCCGCGAGTTCGCCGCCCAACTCGCTGACCAGGCAGCCATGTTGGGGTGCTCGGTGGAAGTCGCGCCGCTGGACGCGTACGCCGACGGACTGCCCACCGACCGGCCCGTCGTCATCACCTCCGCCTCCTACAACGGCCGCCCCACCGACGACGCCCTCGCCTTCGCCGCCTGGCTGGAGGAGACCCACGACCTCACCGACGTGACCTACGCCGTCCTCGGCGTCGGCGACCGCAACTGGGCCGCCACCTACCAGCACATGCCGACCCGCATCGACGCCCGCCTCGCCGAACTCGGCGCCACTCGCCTGACCGACCGCGCCGCCGCCGATGCCTCCGGCGATCTCACCGGCGCCGTACGGGAGTTCACGGCCCGGCTGCGCACGGCACTCCTGGAGACGTACGGCGATCCGGACGCCACGGACGTCAAACCCCTGGAGGAGATCTGCGCCTACGAGGTCCGCACCCTCACCGGCGGCCACCTGGACGCCCTCGCCGCACGGCACGACCTCGTCCCCATGACCGTCACCGAGGCCCACGACCTCACCGCACCCGGCCACCCGCGCCGCAAGCGCTTCGTCCGCGTCGCCCTGCCGGACGGGACCGCCTACCGCACCGCCGACCACCTCACCGTCCTGCCCGCGAACGCCCCGGCGCTCGTCGAACGCGCGGCCGCGGCCCTCGGCGTCGACCTCGGCACCGTCCTCGACATCCGCCCGGGCCGCCCACGCCGCGACGGCCTCGCGGTCGACCGTCCCGTGACGGCGCGTCAACTTCTCACCCACTACGTCGAGTTGCAGGACCGCCCGACCGCCGACCAACTGGTCGCGCTGGCCGCCGCCAACCCCTGCCCGCCCGAGCGCAGCGCCCTCGCCGCTCTCACCGACGACCCGCGCACCTTCGTCGAACTCGTCGAGGACCACCCGGCGTTGCGCGGCGCCCTGGACTGGCCCACGCTCCTCGAACTCCTCACCCCGCTGCGCCCCCGGCACTACTCGATCTCGTCCTCGCCCGCCGTCGACCCCGGCCACGCGGACCTGATGGTCTCCCTGCTGGAGGCCCCGGCCCGCTCGGGCAAGGGCGTCTACCGGGGCACGGGCTCCGGCCACCTCAACACCGTCGCACCCGGCGACACGGTGTACGCCCGCGTCCAGCCGTGCCGCGAGGCCTTCCGGATCGACGACTCCACCCCGGTCGTGATGATCGCGGCGGGCACCGGCCTCGCCCCCTTCCGCGGCACCATCGCGGACCGTACGGCCGCCCTCGCCTCCGGTGCCGAACTCGCCCCGGCTCTCAGCTACTTCGGTTGTGACGCGCCCGACGCCGACTACCTCCACGCCGACGAACTCCGCGCCGCCGAGCGCGCCGGAGCCGTCTCGCTCCGCCCGGCGTTCAGCGCGGCCCCGGAGGACGGAGTGACCTTCGTCCAGCACCGCGTCGCCGCCGAGGCCGACGAGGTGTGGGCCCTGCTGGACGCGGGCGCCCGGGTGTTCGTCTGCGGCGACGGCTCGCGCATGGCACCGGGCGTGCGGGAGGCGTTCCGTACCCTGTACCGGGACCGCACGCCCGGCGCCGACGACGCGACGGCCGAGCGGTGGCTCAACGCACTGATGGCGGACGGGCGTTACGTCGAGGACGTGTACGCCGCCGGCTGA
- a CDS encoding PHP domain-containing protein translates to MDPVRALDRIAFLLERSLAPTYRVRAFRTAARVLTALPEGEVAERAAAGTLESLKGIGPKTAQVVREALDGRVPAYLEQLEAEAPAPSGPGGRKLRALLRGDCHLHSDWSDGGSPIEEMGRTAAGLGHEWAVLTDHSPRLTVARGLSPERLREQLDVVAALNGTWAPFRLLTGIECDILDDGSLDQEPELLERLDVVVVSVHSKLRMDARAMTRRMVAAVRNPHADILGHCTGRLLIGRNGGAARPESVFDADEVFAACAESGTAVEINSRPERLDPPRRLLRKAVDAGVLFSIDTDAHAPGQLDWQINGCARAEECGVPAERVVTTWSAAALLDWTNGK, encoded by the coding sequence ATGGATCCCGTGCGGGCACTGGACCGGATCGCCTTCCTGCTGGAACGCTCCCTGGCCCCGACCTACCGCGTACGCGCCTTCCGTACGGCGGCCCGGGTCCTGACGGCGCTCCCCGAGGGCGAGGTCGCCGAACGCGCGGCGGCGGGGACCCTGGAGTCCCTCAAGGGCATCGGCCCGAAGACCGCGCAGGTGGTCCGCGAGGCCCTGGACGGGCGGGTCCCCGCCTATCTGGAGCAACTGGAGGCCGAGGCCCCCGCCCCGTCCGGCCCCGGCGGCCGAAAACTGCGGGCGCTGCTGCGCGGCGACTGCCACCTCCACTCCGACTGGTCGGACGGCGGCAGCCCGATCGAGGAGATGGGCCGTACGGCGGCCGGGCTCGGCCACGAGTGGGCGGTGCTGACCGACCACTCCCCCCGGCTGACCGTGGCCCGCGGACTCTCCCCGGAGCGGCTGCGCGAGCAGCTGGACGTGGTGGCGGCGCTGAACGGGACCTGGGCGCCCTTCCGGCTGCTCACCGGCATCGAGTGCGACATCCTCGACGACGGCTCGCTGGACCAGGAACCGGAGCTGCTGGAACGGCTCGACGTCGTCGTGGTCTCCGTGCACTCCAAGCTGCGCATGGACGCCCGCGCCATGACCCGCCGCATGGTGGCCGCCGTACGGAATCCGCACGCGGACATCCTCGGGCACTGCACCGGGCGGCTGCTGATCGGGCGGAACGGGGGTGCCGCGCGGCCCGAGTCCGTCTTCGACGCGGACGAGGTGTTCGCCGCCTGCGCCGAGTCGGGTACGGCCGTGGAGATCAACAGCCGTCCGGAGCGGCTCGACCCGCCGAGGCGGCTGCTGCGGAAGGCCGTTGACGCCGGGGTGCTGTTCTCGATCGACACCGACGCGCACGCGCCCGGTCAGCTCGACTGGCAGATCAACGGCTGCGCGCGGGCCGAGGAGTGCGGGGTGCCCGCCGAACGGGTGGTGACGACCTGGTCGGCGGCCGCGCTACTGGACTGGACCAATGGCAAGTGA
- a CDS encoding DUF4230 domain-containing protein has translation MTTSISRIPRRMPGWAKVLTAVVVVIAVLFAGLRLAVLPGLRDIFGTETHDNSGPALLKSIQDMSRYDAASGNFQVVVDLEKDAKFLPDAIRGTRTLYVGAGTVEGYVDLGKLGKEDVTVNADRTTASIKLPKATLGKPALDPDHSYTVSKQRGLLDRLGDIFSDNPNSEQAVQKLASKHIAEAAKTSGLTTRAETNTTSMLKGLLGSLGFKTVTISYSA, from the coding sequence ATGACGACTTCCATCAGCCGTATACCCCGGCGGATGCCGGGCTGGGCGAAGGTGCTCACCGCCGTCGTCGTTGTGATCGCCGTGCTGTTCGCCGGGCTCCGGCTGGCCGTGCTCCCGGGCCTGCGGGACATCTTCGGCACCGAGACCCACGACAATTCGGGTCCGGCGCTGCTCAAGTCCATCCAGGACATGAGCCGTTACGACGCGGCCTCCGGCAACTTCCAGGTCGTCGTGGACCTGGAGAAGGACGCCAAGTTCCTGCCCGACGCGATTCGCGGCACCCGCACCCTGTACGTCGGCGCGGGCACCGTGGAGGGCTATGTCGACCTCGGCAAGCTCGGGAAGGAGGACGTGACGGTCAACGCCGACCGCACGACGGCCAGCATCAAACTGCCGAAGGCGACGCTCGGCAAGCCGGCGCTGGACCCGGACCACTCCTACACGGTCTCCAAGCAACGGGGCCTGCTGGACCGCCTGGGCGACATCTTCTCCGACAACCCCAACAGCGAGCAGGCCGTGCAGAAGCTCGCCTCCAAGCACATCGCCGAGGCGGCGAAGACCAGCGGGCTGACCACGCGTGCCGAGACGAACACCACCAGCATGCTCAAGGGTCTCCTCGGTTCGCTCGGCTTCAAGACCGTGACCATCTCGTACAGCGCCTGA
- a CDS encoding ROK family transcriptional regulator — MAGRNGRTVRDLRRANRTAVLQRLYFDGPLSRFELGPATGLSSGSVSNVVADLVADGLVEEAGSVDSDGGRPRTLLQVAPHSGHMIGVDVGETRVRVELFDLTLTELARAERPLEQQRYEVEVIVGHIRDGIAEVLAAADIAPEQLLGVGIGVPGIVEHTPDHGAVVHGQTIGWDAVPLEELLRSTSQLPHAVPYFIDNGAKTLGQAEMWFGGGRGARNAIVVLFGSGVGACLVTPEVENGRAVEWGHLTVRVRGRRCRCGALGCLEAYAGAESLLDRWREQGGRPPEGTDEETAMTALLVAAYPPEGTEADPVALAVLEETAEYLGAGLSDLINLFQPERILIGGWAGLQLGTRFLPAVRHHATAYALRHPAGRVTIELGRLGPDAVTVGAAILPLADFFARGGRRAEPEPEGPAPAWRTALEERAPH; from the coding sequence ATGGCGGGGCGGAACGGGCGCACGGTACGCGACCTGAGGCGGGCCAACCGCACGGCCGTACTGCAACGGCTGTACTTCGACGGACCCCTCAGCCGCTTCGAGCTGGGCCCGGCCACCGGACTCAGCTCCGGCTCGGTGAGCAACGTCGTCGCGGACCTCGTCGCCGACGGACTGGTCGAGGAGGCCGGCAGCGTCGACTCCGACGGCGGCCGTCCCCGCACCCTCCTCCAAGTCGCCCCGCACAGCGGCCACATGATCGGCGTCGACGTCGGCGAGACCCGCGTCCGTGTCGAGCTGTTCGACCTCACCCTCACCGAACTCGCCCGCGCCGAACGCCCGTTGGAGCAGCAGCGCTACGAGGTCGAGGTCATCGTCGGCCACATCCGCGACGGCATAGCCGAGGTCCTCGCCGCCGCCGACATCGCACCGGAACAGCTCCTGGGCGTCGGCATCGGCGTCCCCGGCATAGTCGAGCACACCCCGGACCACGGCGCCGTCGTGCACGGCCAGACGATCGGCTGGGACGCGGTCCCCCTCGAAGAACTGCTCCGCTCCACCTCCCAACTCCCGCACGCCGTCCCGTACTTCATCGACAACGGCGCCAAGACGCTCGGCCAGGCCGAGATGTGGTTCGGCGGCGGGCGCGGCGCACGCAACGCGATCGTCGTCCTCTTCGGCTCCGGTGTGGGTGCCTGCCTCGTCACTCCCGAGGTGGAGAACGGGCGGGCCGTCGAGTGGGGGCATCTGACCGTACGGGTCCGTGGCCGCCGTTGCCGCTGCGGCGCCCTCGGCTGCCTGGAGGCGTACGCGGGCGCCGAGTCGCTGCTCGACCGCTGGCGCGAGCAGGGCGGACGCCCGCCCGAGGGCACCGACGAGGAGACCGCGATGACCGCGCTGCTGGTCGCCGCCTACCCGCCCGAGGGCACCGAGGCCGACCCCGTCGCGCTCGCCGTCCTGGAGGAGACCGCCGAGTACCTCGGCGCCGGACTGTCCGACCTGATCAACCTCTTCCAGCCCGAGCGCATCCTCATCGGCGGCTGGGCCGGACTCCAGCTCGGCACCCGCTTCCTGCCCGCCGTACGCCACCACGCCACCGCCTACGCGCTGCGCCACCCCGCCGGACGCGTCACCATCGAGCTGGGCCGCCTCGGCCCCGACGCGGTCACCGTCGGCGCCGCGATCCTCCCCCTCGCCGACTTCTTCGCCCGCGGCGGCCGCCGGGCCGAACCCGAACCCGAGGGCCCGGCGCCCGCCTGGCGCACGGCACTTGAGGAACGAGCCCCGCACTGA
- a CDS encoding phosphotransferase family protein, protein MTDSSERARQVLRAAGIPPGDLAHLRPLGGGTYNTVEELTLTDGTRYVLKTAPTDPGLAHERQLLVSEADFYGAAAKAGVAAPRVVVLDGDTLLMTRCPGEPWDDSLTDPEVADLRTELGCRLAHLHEITGPGFGYPSGALGPLAPDWRTAFTTLYDAVLDDTRRYEAWLPLPADDIARTARSAYGALDEVTDPCAVHFDLWQGNILVDRTTGTPRVGGLIDGERMFWGDPLADFVSLALLGDIREDEPFLAGYREAGGRAEFDRSARLRYALYRSYLYLIMLAETVPRKFGEEENRWRRERVAPELLAALREIDETASTP, encoded by the coding sequence GTGACGGACTCCTCGGAGCGAGCCCGACAGGTACTCCGCGCGGCGGGCATCCCGCCCGGCGACCTCGCCCACCTCCGCCCCCTCGGCGGCGGCACTTACAACACCGTCGAGGAACTCACCCTCACCGACGGCACCCGCTACGTCCTCAAGACCGCACCCACCGACCCCGGCCTGGCGCACGAACGCCAACTCCTCGTCTCCGAGGCCGACTTCTACGGCGCCGCCGCCAAGGCCGGGGTGGCGGCGCCGCGTGTCGTGGTCCTCGACGGCGACACCCTCCTCATGACGCGCTGCCCCGGCGAACCCTGGGACGACTCCCTCACGGACCCCGAAGTGGCCGACCTGCGCACGGAGTTGGGTTGCCGGCTCGCCCACCTGCACGAGATCACCGGCCCCGGCTTCGGCTACCCCTCCGGCGCCCTCGGCCCCCTCGCCCCCGACTGGCGCACCGCGTTCACCACGCTCTACGACGCCGTCCTCGACGACACCCGCCGCTACGAGGCCTGGCTCCCGCTTCCCGCCGACGACATCGCCCGCACGGCCCGGTCCGCCTACGGCGCCCTGGACGAGGTCACCGACCCCTGCGCGGTCCACTTCGACCTGTGGCAGGGCAACATCCTGGTCGACCGCACGACCGGAACGCCCCGGGTCGGTGGCCTCATCGACGGCGAGCGGATGTTCTGGGGCGACCCCCTCGCCGACTTCGTCTCCCTGGCGCTGCTCGGGGACATCAGGGAGGACGAGCCGTTCCTCGCGGGCTACCGGGAGGCAGGCGGGCGGGCCGAGTTCGACCGGTCGGCCCGCCTCCGTTACGCCCTCTATCGCAGCTACCTCTACCTGATCATGCTCGCCGAGACGGTCCCCAGGAAGTTCGGCGAGGAAGAGAACCGTTGGCGGCGGGAGAGGGTCGCCCCCGAGCTGCTCGCCGCCCTGCGAGAGATCGACGAGACGGCTTCCACCCCGTAG
- a CDS encoding SDR family NAD(P)-dependent oxidoreductase — protein MTTAQHKIGSGFGAKSTADDVLKGIDLTGKLAVVTGGYSGIGLETTRALTKAGARVVVPARRPDTAREAVAGLDGVELDELDLGDLESVRGFADRFLASGRTVDLVIDSAGIMACPETRVGPGWEAQFATNHLGHFALVNRLWPAIAAGGARVVSVSSTGHHSSGIRWDDVHWSHDYDKWEAYGQAKTANVLFAVHLDRLGADHGVRAFALHPGGILTPLQRHLATEEMVERGWIDEDGNLLNPDAFKTPEQGAATQVWAATSPQLDGLGGVYLEDCDIAEPAPADGERIGVKSWATDPEQAARLWKLSADLTGVDAFAG, from the coding sequence ATGACCACTGCACAGCACAAGATCGGTTCCGGATTCGGTGCGAAGAGCACCGCCGACGACGTCCTGAAGGGCATCGACCTCACCGGAAAGCTCGCCGTCGTCACCGGCGGCTACTCGGGCATCGGCCTGGAGACCACCCGTGCGCTCACCAAGGCGGGGGCCCGAGTCGTCGTCCCCGCCCGCCGTCCCGACACCGCGCGGGAGGCCGTGGCCGGGCTCGACGGTGTCGAGTTGGACGAGCTGGACCTCGGCGACCTGGAGAGCGTGCGCGGCTTCGCCGACCGCTTCCTCGCCTCCGGCCGCACCGTGGACCTCGTGATCGACAGCGCCGGCATCATGGCCTGCCCGGAGACCCGGGTCGGGCCCGGCTGGGAGGCGCAGTTCGCCACCAACCACCTCGGCCACTTCGCCCTCGTCAACCGGCTGTGGCCGGCCATCGCGGCGGGCGGCGCCCGGGTGGTCTCGGTGTCCTCGACCGGCCACCACTCCTCCGGGATCCGCTGGGACGACGTCCACTGGAGCCACGACTACGACAAGTGGGAGGCCTACGGGCAGGCGAAGACCGCGAACGTCCTGTTCGCCGTCCACCTCGACAGGCTGGGCGCCGACCACGGCGTGCGGGCCTTCGCGCTCCACCCGGGTGGCATCCTCACGCCGCTCCAACGCCACCTGGCCACGGAGGAGATGGTGGAGCGCGGCTGGATCGACGAGGACGGCAACCTGCTGAATCCGGACGCCTTCAAGACCCCGGAGCAGGGCGCGGCCACGCAGGTCTGGGCCGCGACCTCGCCCCAGCTGGACGGCCTCGGCGGTGTCTATCTGGAGGACTGCGACATCGCCGAACCCGCCCCCGCCGACGGCGAGCGCATCGGCGTCAAGTCCTGGGCGACCGACCCCGAGCAGGCGGCCCGTCTGTGGAAGCTGTCCGCCGATCTAACCGGTGTGGACGCGTTCGCCGGATAG
- a CDS encoding VanZ family protein, with protein sequence MARTVPRLRTTKKTEPEPKSARPDRGRHQLSLPVRLLAMLIGFVFMVAFAVVLAKLTLEPSPASKALVHTNLHPGRSLKAYLDQPAMRDAIKQIGGNVVLGIPFGVLVPVFAPRARGILKVLLLTATVMLLVEFAQGALITGRAFDIDDVILNTSGALIGWVLLGRRLGRAVHARKPVAKPARTPKASKASKAPKATS encoded by the coding sequence ATGGCCCGTACCGTCCCGCGCCTGCGCACCACCAAGAAGACGGAGCCCGAGCCGAAGTCGGCCCGGCCCGACCGCGGACGCCACCAACTGTCCCTCCCCGTGCGTCTGTTGGCGATGCTGATCGGCTTCGTCTTCATGGTGGCGTTCGCCGTCGTACTGGCCAAGCTCACGCTGGAGCCGTCCCCCGCGTCCAAGGCCCTCGTGCACACCAATCTGCACCCGGGCCGCTCCCTGAAGGCCTATCTCGACCAGCCGGCCATGCGGGACGCCATCAAGCAGATCGGCGGGAACGTCGTCCTCGGTATCCCCTTCGGCGTGCTGGTGCCCGTGTTCGCGCCACGGGCACGCGGCATCCTGAAGGTGCTGCTGCTGACGGCGACCGTCATGCTCCTGGTGGAATTCGCGCAGGGCGCGTTGATCACCGGGCGGGCCTTCGACATCGACGACGTCATCCTCAACACCTCGGGCGCGCTGATCGGTTGGGTCCTGCTGGGGCGCCGGCTGGGCCGGGCGGTGCACGCGCGGAAGCCCGTCGCGAAGCCGGCGAGGACACCAAAGGCATCGAAGGCGTCCAAAGCGCCGAAGGCCACTTCGTAA